CGCGGGCAGGAACGCCTTGGTCACGCGCACCGTGCCCAGCACGTTCGTCTCGAACATCGCCCGCCAGCGGTCCAGGTCGCTCGCGTCGATCGGGTCCGTGCCGCTCGCGAAGCCCGCGATGTTGAGCACCGCGTGGACCGGGCCGCGCGCCTCGGCCTCGCGCACGAGGTGCGCGACGTCATCGTCGCTCGTCACGTCGCCGACCACGGGGTGGGCGCCCGTCTCGACGGCGAGGGCGTCGAGCAGGGCCGCGCGGCGCGCGAACGCGACGACGTCCCACCCCGCGGCGCGCAGGCGTCGCACGGTCGCGGCGCCGATGCCCGACGAGGCGCCGGTGACCACGGCGCGCCGGGCCTCGGGCTCTGGAGCGGACGTCCCGGTGGGCGAGGCCGTCGAGCGGGTGGGCGGGGGCGAGGTCTGAGAGGTCGTCACGTTCCTTACCCTGCCACGCGCGGGCGCACGGCAGGCACCACTCCACGAGGTGCTCGCATGCTGGACGCCCGGCTCACGCCACGGTGATACCGATCGAGTAGATCCCGCTCGACCCGTCCGGCGCGGGAGGTGCCTTGGTGGAGGTCTGCACCGTGCCGTCCGCGTCGGTCGCCCGCACCGAGAGGTCGTGGCGGCCCTTCTCGGGCGACGTCCATCTCCAGGACCACTGCCGCCAGGTGTCGGCCGAGACCGTCTCCGCGAGCAGCGCCTGCTCCCACTCCCCCTCGTCGACCCGCACCTCGACGCCCGCGATCCCGGTGTGCTGGGACCACGCGACGCCCGCGACGACCACGTCACCGTCGTCCCCCGGGGAGACCGACGCACCCGAGCGCGGCACGTCGATGCGCGACGACATCTTGATCGGACCCCGCTGCGACCAGCCGCGCGTCGACCAGTACGCGACGTCGTCGGCGAAGCGTGTGACCTTGAGCTCGACGACCCACTTGGTCGCCGACACGTACCCGTACAGGCCCGGCACGACCATGCGCACGGGGAAGCCGTGCGCGAGCGGCAGGGGCTCGCCGTTCATGCCGACCGCGAGCAGCGACTCCCGGCCCGGGTCCGTGAGCACGTCGAGCGGGGTGCTCGCCGTCCAGCCGTCCGCGCTGCGCGAGAGCACCATGTCGGCGTCGGCGTGCGGCCGGGCCCGCGCGAGCAGGTCGCGCAGCGGGTACCCGAGCCACACCGCATTGCCGACGAGGTCCCCGCCCACCTGGTTGGACACGCACGTCAGGGTCGTCGCGTGCTCGACGAGGGGCAGCGCGAGCAGCTCGTCGAACGAGAT
This region of Oerskovia jenensis genomic DNA includes:
- a CDS encoding SDR family oxidoreductase, with product MTTSQTSPPPTRSTASPTGTSAPEPEARRAVVTGASSGIGAATVRRLRAAGWDVVAFARRAALLDALAVETGAHPVVGDVTSDDDVAHLVREAEARGPVHAVLNIAGFASGTDPIDASDLDRWRAMFETNVLGTVRVTKAFLPAIRRAGFGTVLVLTSTAGHDAYSGGSGYVATKHAQAAVAETLRLELNGEPVRVLEVAPGMVRTEGFSLTRFDGDQARADAVYDGVEAPLTADDVADVVTFAVTRPQHVAIDTLVLRPVAQSSTTLLARGPLVTRS